The genomic window aggcaggcaggcagacaggaAAGGGTGAAGCATGGCAGGTTTTTCAAAAACCACACAAACACCAACGGGTCAGGTGGAGCCAGCGAAAGCTCTTGAGCTGGAGAGCAGAGTGAACAGGCTTCTACCCAGGGAAgacaaaggaatagaaaagacGAGCTATCCACGGGTCCTGCTCCTGTTCCCCTCACTGTCACCAGGGTCACACAGGTTTAGAGGAAACCACACAAGCCTGAACCTGGTCTTTCCCACTTGATGGTGTTTTGACCCTGGACAAACTCCAGAAGTGTCACTCACCCCTACGCTCAGGTGAGGAGCAAAGGAAACAGAGTGAGGCAGCTAGCTCATGCACAGTGATATGCAATACATCGGCTCCTACGGTCTTGCACTAGCTACTCAAGGGACCTTTCCGTGAAGCAGGGCAGTGATGGTATAAAACCTTTCTTGGCACGATCAGGTCTGGTGTCCTCACTCAAGCACTCGAGGCTGTCACACTCAGGGTCCTGCTCTCCTGTTCTCGAGCTCTGTCTGAGGATCTTCTCCAAGAGGACACTGCCTTCTGGCCTTGCAGGCTTGGGGATGTCACATGTACCTCCACACATTTGCTCCAACAGGTGGGTGCCTCTGCCTGGACACCATCCTCCTGCCTGAATACCCCTCTCCCTGTCTAACTAACCTCTAACGAATGCTTTGATAATCAGTTCAAACACCCCTTCCTCAGAAAAGTTCTGCCTGACCCAGGCCCTCACCTCAAGCCTGGGCAGGGCTTCTTGCTCTACTGCTCCCCAGCTTCAGTCTCCTGGTACCCCTCCACGGCAGAGATGATGATGGCTCACCTATGCCCCAGAGCTGGGCCTGGATCTGGTGTATCAGTGCTGAACACTCAGTCAATGCTCacggaatgaatgaatgactcctTGACTAAAACTGCCATTAAGTGTCCCAGCCACAGTCAGTGGAGTCAGGCCACAGCCACAGGGTGCAGGAGTAGAGGCCACAGGGACAACTGCCCTTGCTGGGAGCATCCTCTCCTGTCACACTGCCATGTCCTGGCTGTTCCTAGAGCAAAGAAGGTCCTCTAGAGGGCAAGAAGAAGCTCAGGATTCACAGTACCTAGGAAGCCGCATGGATCTCAGAGTCGGGGAAACCCACCTGAAGGCTGGGCTGCCCAGAGGCCTGCAGGGCATGCTGTAGGGCTTGGCTGAAGAGATCATTGGTGATGGGTGTCCCTGACTGGACACTGGAGGACATTGGTGAGGTCCCTGAGGAATGGCCCTAGAGACAAATCAGTGGTCAGTGCCACCCTCAGACCCACCCCAATCTTCCACCATATATACGAGGCCATCACAGCACCCCCTTGTGGGTCCCTGGGGTACCCAACTACTGCCTCCCAACAGAGATCTACATGGGACAACCACACAGAGGTGCCTAAAAGCTTGCTGAGGCCAGGAAAGATTCCATCCTCTTCTGTTCCAAGGAAGTGGAACTGAGTCTCCGACGTAGCCTAGGACCCCAGCGCTGGGAGAGATGGCCTTGGCAGCTAGTGACCATTACCGGGAATGCTTAAGCTGGTGATGGCCAAGCCCAGCCAGAGAGGGGAAGTCCTGAGCTACGAGGGGAGGGATTCTGGACGGTACTGCAGCCCTGGATGCTGAACCCTGAAGGCAAGTCAGGGGGAGGGAGACCGAGCTGCAGTGAGAACCCCACCAGCATTCCAGGATGACTTCAGCTCAAACCAGATCTCCAGGATGACTTCAGCTCAAACCAGATCCTGCACCAGGGTCAGCAAAGGTAAACCCACTGTACCACTGGGGAGATTCTCCCCTGGGGGCCCGGCCCCCATTTTCATACCTGGGTGCCAGGAGTCGGCGTGTGAGAGCTGCTCTCTGGGGTGctggccagggccagggcagtGGCCAGCTCACTCTGGGTGATGGGCCGGGGGCCAGCAGCTCCGCTGTACCCCAAGGAGGCTGGGCGGGAGCTAGGAGTGCTGCTAGAGGGCGTGGACCTGGAGGTCTGGAGAAGAGAGGCACCCAGGATCAGGGAAGTGGCACCGTGACATTCCCAGACGAACCCCGCCCCCATGGCAGGAACAGAAGGAGCCTCCCCAAGCTGTCAGGCTCAGAAAGGAATAGTATGACATAGATTGGCCACCAGAGGGGCTAAGGCCACCCCCCAGCCTGGGTGAGCCAAGTCCCAGGGAGAGGCGCAGCCCTGGCACCACCTCGCTGGCAGGCAGCCGGGCCACTTACTGGGTGAAAGTCGTCCTCATCGTCAGAGAGCCCTTCAAACAGGAAGCcacctggaggaggggagaacaGATTTCgggaggaagaacagaaaggcACAGGCGGAGCTCCAGAATCTCGGCTCAGATACTCTCCAAAACCACATTTTCATCTCTCCCCTTGGAAAATTACAGGACAGATGCACTCCCTGACTCAAACCAAGAGTTCCCAAGGAACGCCCTCTGCCAGCGCTATACATAGCTGCTGAGTAAAGCAAATCCCTGGGCCACTGCTGGCTCCCGAGGGGGGCCTCCATTACACTCTCCGGGGCCTACCTGGCATGTCCCGGTACGAGCTGGAGGGCATGCTCCTCGAAGAGGAGTCGGCTCCCGGCAGTGGGGTACTACCTGCCACTGAGTGCAGAACCAGGACGATGGCATTGACCAGGGCTGGGTGAGCAGGCACCAACCTGGGACAGAGGCAGGAAGAAACACAAGGGTGACCGAAGTTCTGGGTGCCCCTCAAAACTGCTGCACTCCCCTGCTGGACTTGAAATTCCTCGGCACATCTCACCAGTGGGCTCTGttctcctgctctgccctcagCAGCAGGGCAAGGCCCCCACCCCTACGGTCCACTGCCAATGCTTCATCTTGCCCTCCAGCAAGGCATGATGGGACATGCACAGCCCAGGAGGCTCAGGGTCCCTCTCTAGTCTCATCTCCATCACTACTTTCCCGGACTCTGTCAGGTCCCTTCTCTTCCCAGTGTGGAGCCGTTTTCTTCACTTGCAAAATATGGTCTATTTACtgtcccttccagctctaaaattttAGGGACCAATGCACCTGCATCCTTCcccatcttaaaatattttaaaggctcagggcaactggatggctcagttggttaaacatccaactttagctcaggtcatgatctcatggtttgtgagttgaagcccctcattgggctctgtgctgtcagcatggagcctgccttagatcctttgtctctctcactctctctctttgcccctcccctctcgtGCATGTGCATGCccactccctcactcactctctctcaaaaaaaaaattaaacatatatacatatatatatatatataaatttcaaaggCTCTCCAATGTCTACCGAATGAGAACTGAACTGAGCCCAGCCACAAAGCCACCTCTCTCAGAACCCTGCTTCAACTCCGTATCTCCACAGATCCCTGCCCTTGGACTTTGTGTATCTACTGGgatcccctgctctttctcaccTCCTGACATACTTAACAGGTGGACTTGGAGAGAGATGAGGTTGGGCTCTAAGAGCAGAATCTGGGGTGATGATTAGGTGTCTGGCCCAACCATGAAGACAGAGAGGGTCCCCTTTAAGAAGATGGGTAGACTTACGTATCAAGCATGCTGGGGTCAGCGAAGACAGAGAAGAGGTCCTTGTCCTGGAGAACGCCTGAAGGAGAACAGGGTTCACCTCAGACCCTGGGAAGCTAGCGAGATCCAGGAGGCTGTGGAGAGGCTTCAGGCCTCAGAGCAATCGGCTCAATAGGGACACAGGACCACAAAGCAGCTCTCATGacaaggggaggaaagaaagcacCAAGAAGCACAACCCAAGTGTTCTCCATCATGTTCCCCACTCACCACCTCCTTCTGAACTTAGGTCACATGCTGTATACCAACATGTCAGCCTCTTCCCCGTATGTCTAGGTTCCTCCCTTGGCCACCAACGTGTGTAGGAAGTCTTCCCTCCTGGGCGCTAAATGCTGCCCCCATCTGGCATCCTACAGTCTGGGCCATGATGATGGGTACGCCGTGATTTCTCAGTGGCACTGACCACTCTTGGAGGGCTGGGTATATGTAACACATCTTGGTTATCCCCCCTCCTCCAACAAGACCAGTGATTCTCCACAAGATGGTAATTGcctctccctgtttctccttctccaaCAACTCTCGTTTCCTCAAGCTCAGTCCTGTACTTACCGAGAGCAATGGGATCACTGCTGAGACCTGGAGTGGCCACAATGATCTGATCCAGAGACTCCTTATTGCTGAGCATCTTGAAGACCTGCAGGAgaaatggggggcgggggtggggggcgctgagCACTCAACCAACTCAATCCACTCCACAAACACCTGCACACCACTGAAGTCCTCCCCCGTGTCCACACACCACCACAAAGCCACAATAGCCCCAGGAAACAGATgaacttcttttttctctaagaCTGTAGCTTACTGGAGGggaaacaaacaattaaaaaaaaaaaagaccacggTAAACATTCCATCTGTAGTGCTTTCCCTCATCTGTGGTTCTAGTGATTCCAAAATAAAAGCTCTCTTTACAAGCCCTATAGCAAATGTTCTTCTAGGTCCCAAAGGCCCTTTCCAATCTCTCTAAAGTTATCATTTCATATGCATATAGGTTGGGAAGTTTGCAGCTCTATTAATTTTGCTTATCGACTCTCCTACAGATAGACATCAGTGCGTTTGCCCAGTGAGGAAATCCAGGTTAAGGAGCAGTGGGCAGGTGGTTCAGCAAACGTCAAAGAATGATGTCTAGCAGAAACAGCATGTGGGTCCGCTGGTTGTAACTATATTCATTCCATGAGGCCAACCAAGGATCAGGAAAGGTAGTATCATTATCACAAGAGGAAATCAACAAGACTGAGCTGAGAGAGCCGGTTTGGGGGATGACAGGGCTCTACTGAGACCCACAGACGTGACAAAAACTCCCCAAGGAACTCTTAGTAGCCATGGCAACGGGCTTCCAGCTCCCACTCGACACCACTCACCAGTGTTCACACCCTCTCCTGCCATCCTGCCAAGAGTCTCGGGCAAGGGGCCTAGGCACACACTCACCGCCTCCCTGTAGGAGGAGCTGCTGTGCAGGGCAGTGTGCAGCACCCGGAACTCCCTCAGGGCAGCCACTCTGTCCACAGGTTCTGGGGACAAGACACTCAGTTACCTACAACCCAGCCCTGTCCCTGCGCCAGATGCAGAGCGTCATTCCAGCGTGTTCCCCTCAGCACCCCATTCAGAAAACCCCACTGATGCCGCCAGTGACGTGAGAGCTGCACCCTCTTTTGAGCAACTGCAGTACACAAGGCAAACAAATTCAAGTTCCGGCCGAGGTGGATCTCAGCACCTGAAAGAGACGGCTCTGATCAATATCCCACTGCAGGAGTTCTAGACGTACATTTAAAAAGGAGTACAGCCAACTCAGCAGACTTTTAGAGGGTGATTTAAAATAAGTACCAAAAGCCATCTGAACAATATGGAGCGATGCTGACACAATATGTTACgagaaagaaatagaacagaaagtTGTACATATGTTCTCTAGTAAAACTCCGTAAAATGTGTCATTGTGCACGTGGTCCAAGGCTGGAAGGGGACACGGGGAGAAGATAACTTAGGTAAGGTGGCAGGATCAAGGCTAACTGTTTTCtctgtgatattttctttaaggcttctataatattatttttaatcttaaggGCCAAGAAAACACACTGTACCTCTAGGGTCCTTCACCTGTATCACATATGCCCGACGGCAAGCGTTTCACTGGGACTCGAAGCTCCTTTCTGGTCTTGGGACACTATGATTCATATATATGGGAAAGTTTAGCCGTTGGCTTAGTTTTAATTGGTTACTTTGCCATTTAGGATATCAGTCCATTTCGCAGGGGAAGAAATTTGGGTAAAAGGAGGGAGAATAGGTAGAAGTTCACACCGGGTCACACTTTTAAGTGTGGTTACCCTCACCTAGGATAGCTGCTTGTGACCGAACAGTGTGCTGCCCGACTCCAGGGGCACTGGTCCCAAAGCAAGGTAACTGCCACCCTGGAGTTCGGAGCACCAACCACGTCCTTACCTATACTTCTAATCAGGGGGGtgatatctttcaaaaaatattcaaaatattcatcTTAAGTAAACTacctgatttattcattcagcaaacatatAGCAAGCGTCTACTCGTGGCCTGGTTTGGGGAAAAGCACAGGAAGAGTCCCTGTCACCAAGCAACTCGTGGGGCAGTAGAAGAAACAAGACTAgatcaaacacacaaacacagttACGCTGCTGAACACCTCTGCAGAGGTGTGGCCCCCAGTTAGGGCTCTAGGGACTGGAGACAGACAGTCattagggagagagaaggctAGGACACAGAGCTGCCCACCAGGGGAGACCATCCAAGAGGACATTTAAGGTAAAGCAGATGCTTTCTAGGAGGAGAAGGTATCCTAAGCTTAAGGGAGAACATGTGCAAAGtcaaggaagaataaaagaatgaggTGCTTTGACGGAATTGCAAGTCATTTTTTCCTGGCTAGAGCTCAGGGAACACATCCCTGCTCAGAGAGCAGGCTCAGTAAGGTCCTGAGGAGATCTGTAACCTGCCACAGAGAACCATCAAAGGGATCCATGTGGGAAGGGAGGGACTGACAGGTTCTCCTCCTCCAGGCGCTCATGTagggggagacccagaactgTGCTTCCTTTTATAAGAGCactcaagaataaaatattcaaaatgccaTCGTGGAACCGGAGCCGTTTCTTTTCAGATCTAAATTCGTTTTCACCCCCAATAAAACATGCACATGTTCCAAAGATAGATCTCCAGGCcaaagggaggaggaaatggattCTTCATGTCTAAAGCCAGTAATCAGCTAAGAGTTATGGTTGTCTCTGTAACATCTCTGAGCTAATCTCCAAGTCACTCTTTGGAAGTGGGAAGCAGCCAAGCTAGTGGAAAGAATGTGGGCCCTAGAGCCAGGAAAACCTGATTCACATTCCAGCTCTTGCATTAATTTTCTAAGTAGGTGACCTTGAATAAATAGCTTTTGtaacattcctttttcttcatctatcagACGCTAATGCTGTTACCTGGCCTGCAGGTCTAATGAGTAAATAGGACATCAGAGAGAAACAATCTGGCCTGAAGAAGGAACAAATGTGACTTTCCTTCTGTCAGTGCCCTCCAGCCAAAGACCAGAGGGGCACACCTGCAGTGGACCAAGATGGGTTCACTGCTCTGCACAGAGAGCAGGATGCACACGAGAAGCGGGGATATCTCAATAAGATGACATTAGAGAAGCTTTATAGGATTTGGGCTTCAGCTGggggatttggggtggggggtggttccAAGAAGTAGGGTTTTGCTCTGGATTGAATGCTGTCAGGAACTGGGGTTGACTTTATGATTGGATAGCTAAGAATTCTTgcctagaaggaaagaaaactagagCAGGGCCAAAGCTGTAACTAGTGAAGAAGTGACAGCCGCTCATAATAGCCAGGATGGAGGGATATTTGGTCACTTGTGTGATGTGAACCATGTTCAGGGGTTTGTCTCTATTCAGAAATGAGAGGGATCTTATGTTTGTCTGGATCTGTTATCGTTATAGTCTCAGAGTGAGTGGCCTTACAGGTGTTGGTGATCTGTTGAAATTGTTCATGCTTCAAGGCCTAGCCAAGGGTCAGGCCAACCCCTGAATGTCAGAGActgcctttccttttttgtttttttttttaaaggaaactgacctttttaaaaaaaaattttttttttacatttatttatttctgagagacagggggagacagcgtgagcagggcaggggcagagagagaaagagagaccgaatccgaaggaggctctaggctctgagctagtggtctgcacagagcccaatgcagggctcga from Suricata suricatta isolate VVHF042 chromosome 9, meerkat_22Aug2017_6uvM2_HiC, whole genome shotgun sequence includes these protein-coding regions:
- the UBL7 gene encoding ubiquitin-like protein 7 isoform X2, yielding MQSRTSGFRREDRSVFTPAALRPGSFRGTGRKRERERERMSLSDWHLAVKLADQPLAPKSILQLPESELDLIYCGRKLKDDQTLDFYGIQPGSTVHVLRKSWPEPDQKPEPVDRVAALREFRVLHTALHSSSSYREAVFKMLSNKESLDQIIVATPGLSSDPIALGVLQDKDLFSVFADPSMLDTLVPAHPALVNAIVLVLHSVAGSTPLPGADSSSRSMPSSSYRDMPGGFLFEGLSDDEDDFHPTSRSTPSSSTPSSRPASLGYSGAAGPRPITQSELATALALASTPESSSHTPTPGTQGHSSGTSPMSSSVQSGTPITNDLFSQALQHALQASGQPSLQSQWQPQLQQLRDMGIQDDELSLRALQATGGDIQAALELIFAGGAP
- the UBL7 gene encoding ubiquitin-like protein 7 isoform X1 yields the protein MQSRTSGFRREDRSVFTPAALRPGSFRGTGRKRERERERMSLSDWHLAVKLADQPLAPKSILQLPESELGEYSLGGYSISFLKQLIAGKLQESVPDPELIDLIYCGRKLKDDQTLDFYGIQPGSTVHVLRKSWPEPDQKPEPVDRVAALREFRVLHTALHSSSSYREAVFKMLSNKESLDQIIVATPGLSSDPIALGVLQDKDLFSVFADPSMLDTLVPAHPALVNAIVLVLHSVAGSTPLPGADSSSRSMPSSSYRDMPGGFLFEGLSDDEDDFHPTSRSTPSSSTPSSRPASLGYSGAAGPRPITQSELATALALASTPESSSHTPTPGTQGHSSGTSPMSSSVQSGTPITNDLFSQALQHALQASGQPSLQSQWQPQLQQLRDMGIQDDELSLRALQATGGDIQAALELIFAGGAP